A DNA window from Engystomops pustulosus chromosome 10, aEngPut4.maternal, whole genome shotgun sequence contains the following coding sequences:
- the LOC140104071 gene encoding DNA damage-regulated autophagy modulator protein 1-like codes for MEFRGLGFVPLFIAFWCTAWVAVSYTLTVIYGHAPLLMYISDTGNYYPENITFKIGFLGMSNANLFLALLQYNFILLHAEAFGARQPMIQRILLAMGITSCIGTAVLAMFETDFYPVTHRVGAFFAFACGCVYNLWQAILLCEVPGIRRAICHIRMVSSAMAFIGVITFIGCRVSVFTKLCIGDYEKIIEIISISTEWLMLLLILIQLVTCFQPMQITIPERDLQMQVITLPSITS; via the exons ATGGAGTTTAGAGGATTGGGGTTCGTCCCCCTCTTCATTGCCTTTTGGTGTACGGCCTGGGTTGCGGTCAGCTACACCCTGACTGTTATCTATGGCCATGCCCCCCTGCTGATGTACATCAG cGATACAGGAAATTATTATCCTGAAAACATCACATTTAAAATCGGATTCCTTGGGATGTCCAATGCCA ATCTGTTTCTGGCGTTGCTCCAGTATAATTTCATCCTGCTTCATGCTGAGGCCTTTGGAGCTCGTCAGCCCATGATACAGAGGATCCTGCTGGCGATGGGAATAACATCCTGTATTGGCACCGCTGTGTTGGCTATGTTTGAG ACCGATTTTTATCCAGTGACGCATCGTGTAGGAGCATTCTTCGCCTTTGCTTGTGGCTGCGTTTACAACCTGTGGCAGGCCATACTACTCTGCGAAGTTCCTGGAATCCGCAGAGCCATCTGCCATATAAGAATGGTGTCCAGCGCAATGGCCTTCATCGGTGTTATTACCT TCATTGGATGTCGGGTATCAGTGTTCACCAAGCTGTGCATTGGGGACTATGAGAAG ATCATTGAAATAATTTCCATCAGCACAGAATGGTTGATGCTGCTCCTCATCCTGATACAGCTAGTTACCTGCTTTCAGCCTATGCAG ATTACTATTCCAGAGCGGGATCTTCAGATGCAAGTGATTACGCTACCATCGATAACATCATGA